From one Gallionella capsiferriformans ES-2 genomic stretch:
- a CDS encoding FtsK/SpoIIIE domain-containing protein, with translation MVPNRIVGRVGADILQRRIADSRQSDGQLPDSSALFRLDKLSSGQIASVVKAILANPELSARVDLRIPSALVEGEGLPESVLTAQNAGAVRNSGTAKEALLTANGNEHNLADTLGHVTALGAKEFRANEDCWVEATCHVTGIAPAPDDRKIFLAGLKGMMSSFDLSLHQIGSFCALVSEANTSQGQSIRDAIGWALPAVGLPRDTSFFSSARTFGTAAGPWRKAFDKLFVNRYPLLSRLKPNGQPLEGAEMLLLLEENAAAIQDHARVALEAFINAPAGDEPTAQAIALLEWEVDGVHFIFDKPREKQRGLADSTIHFFDHDCEEADVLEECWRKHLEEFKARERRAETNEEDEEFFELYRRYIEQAPKLLSRWEKAIFGKPIDCHDFLEGFVTAAQRLVAGADEPKGERALRLTISKGRTEWRERFNRDVGAYFSVMHRGLKELMGNKVEWIIERMGSGSLPDPLFEHPAFIAKEKEIRGDKLKTSTSLAKLALQIKFEVALIERKGAATDILDKTQLLWSYRPESIGLSLAADMARLKEKGAVGCTEVPRRLVSKKGGVQSVSLLDTSSLEASYSRDAGSLVPPPNKLRSLRAEIKRRIDELATDRRLSSEQRNEIRAAWNSFEEDYIKAMDDFLSYGLHGEAVLKQAESFGTLLRTLSVHARGDVCRAKLVSEVISIGTVRLSGAQACLIIPPWHPERMKALAVKTRRVAGLVTHMLGGKDVLFGDRGIFFREFSEELAHPFYPEIGIFMRGVTPHLVSETSTVNGYSLLESPERGTEDQFSDVDPSAAAKQIRELLERYVGLQPHEGANLSVLLYNADAAELPLAAVRELANLNTEADFQCNVSVRHRDQAKLRRVYAELVNKSGDDPDLPVVSETSDNFMSKLRISVIPPSATPARSANEFRPFDIAFLHDVVSRTAAVEWVQVDWTNERPTLEHAPSRWSYRSVSGENELKSTTFLTCPRQTVSGWEYVGAVGAVARRTDPPANARFLPARRISLQDEAIGGALDDAHALAEWVATYDELLDKRQLQANKVTVVRYRRASTNGRNMIVSSTSELRLLGVLIKRRLDGLALPLDVDQMADLAGRMKKDALSISGDIVLRAAKRGVSAGEMIGLVLSRHLLEQEFKALTGSRQAFSVFFLLDDYADWLSQKESRIADILGLCVEEGEDGPRLHIAIVESKYVSHLGAAEAKRSSKTQLLATLSTFHAALFGDPGRLDRDVWLARLADMLLDADIPSGCTPLLERVRAKVRDGESGISLRGYSHVFVHSAEPGVTQPASEQIAITDSSGLQALQEVFERGELRELIGGYANGSDPALLRSRLGTDHPWSSAEVKPPAPRVAWTAMMEHLGPIAETADEKQAEKTHSSEPDVIESSSVEAPVEVASPSNQQVLSNAGTNLGALVQTKMASHSSVVDEREAWAEETTRKLKTALNGYGLQAAVLGTRLTPNGCLVRLAGSDKLRVEDIEAKRTQLLTTHAINLVTVQPKPGEIVVTIAGEKRQSVSMWDLWARRELNRNTAGINTSFILGLQEINGALLYLNLGKEFGGLQSHEPHSLVAGATGSGKSVLLQALLLDVAATNSKDLAQIILIDPKMGVDYAALEDLPHMREPIITTRERSTEVLTALVEEMEGRYRLFAPARARDLATYNAKMAFEDRLPMVFLVHDEFADWMLDDEYKGAISAAVQRLGVKARAAGIHLIFAAQRPDKDVMPMQLRENLGNRLILKVASEATSKISLDRPGAELLLGKGHLAAKLNGEQGLIFAQAPFLSDDDIAAAVEAIALDNSQRSANGTI, from the coding sequence ATGGTCCCCAATCGCATAGTCGGGCGCGTTGGCGCCGACATCCTCCAACGTCGCATCGCGGATAGCCGCCAAAGCGACGGGCAGCTTCCAGACTCGTCCGCTCTCTTTCGCTTGGACAAGCTTTCCTCGGGGCAGATTGCCTCGGTGGTGAAAGCGATTCTCGCAAATCCGGAGCTCTCGGCTCGGGTCGACTTGCGCATCCCTTCAGCCTTGGTTGAGGGCGAGGGGCTTCCTGAAAGCGTCCTTACCGCTCAGAACGCGGGGGCCGTGCGTAATTCCGGAACTGCAAAGGAAGCTTTGCTGACCGCCAACGGCAATGAGCACAACCTCGCTGATACGCTAGGGCACGTTACGGCTCTGGGAGCCAAGGAATTTCGAGCCAATGAGGACTGTTGGGTTGAGGCGACCTGCCATGTAACCGGCATCGCTCCTGCTCCTGACGACAGGAAAATCTTCTTGGCGGGCTTGAAGGGAATGATGTCCTCGTTTGATCTCAGTTTGCACCAGATCGGCAGCTTCTGCGCTTTGGTGAGCGAGGCGAATACCTCGCAAGGCCAATCGATCCGCGATGCGATTGGCTGGGCTTTGCCTGCGGTGGGGCTTCCTCGGGACACCTCCTTCTTCTCGAGCGCGCGAACCTTTGGAACCGCCGCCGGTCCATGGCGCAAGGCTTTCGATAAGCTGTTCGTCAATCGCTACCCGCTCCTGTCCAGACTCAAACCCAATGGCCAGCCCCTTGAAGGTGCCGAGATGTTGTTGCTCCTGGAAGAGAACGCGGCGGCCATTCAAGACCATGCACGCGTTGCTTTGGAGGCGTTCATCAACGCTCCGGCCGGCGACGAGCCGACCGCCCAAGCCATTGCCTTGCTTGAGTGGGAAGTCGATGGTGTTCATTTCATTTTCGACAAGCCTAGGGAAAAGCAACGGGGACTCGCGGATTCGACGATTCACTTTTTCGACCATGATTGCGAAGAGGCCGATGTTCTCGAGGAATGTTGGCGCAAACATCTTGAAGAATTCAAGGCGCGCGAGCGCCGAGCCGAAACAAACGAGGAGGACGAGGAGTTCTTTGAGCTGTATCGTCGCTATATCGAGCAAGCTCCTAAGCTTCTTTCGAGGTGGGAAAAGGCGATTTTTGGTAAGCCGATTGATTGTCACGATTTCCTCGAAGGCTTCGTGACTGCGGCGCAGCGCCTAGTCGCCGGGGCGGATGAGCCGAAAGGCGAGCGCGCCCTTCGGCTGACAATTTCTAAGGGGCGCACCGAGTGGCGCGAACGTTTCAATCGAGATGTCGGCGCCTATTTCTCGGTGATGCACCGCGGCCTCAAAGAGCTCATGGGAAACAAGGTCGAGTGGATCATCGAACGCATGGGGTCGGGCAGCTTGCCCGATCCGTTGTTCGAGCACCCGGCATTCATCGCAAAAGAGAAGGAGATTCGAGGCGACAAGCTGAAGACCTCCACTTCACTGGCCAAACTGGCCCTCCAAATCAAGTTCGAGGTGGCTTTGATCGAGCGTAAGGGGGCTGCGACGGATATTCTGGATAAGACCCAACTGCTTTGGTCGTATCGCCCGGAGTCGATTGGCCTGTCTTTGGCCGCCGACATGGCCCGTCTCAAGGAAAAAGGGGCTGTAGGCTGCACGGAGGTGCCTCGACGCCTCGTCAGCAAGAAGGGCGGTGTGCAAAGCGTTTCCCTTCTGGATACATCATCCTTGGAGGCGAGCTACTCGCGCGACGCCGGTTCGCTCGTGCCTCCCCCGAATAAGCTGCGCAGCTTGCGCGCCGAAATTAAACGCCGCATCGACGAATTGGCGACAGACAGGCGCCTTTCCTCTGAACAACGAAATGAAATCCGCGCTGCTTGGAACAGCTTCGAAGAAGACTACATCAAGGCCATGGATGACTTTCTCTCCTATGGGCTGCATGGCGAGGCCGTCCTGAAACAGGCTGAATCTTTTGGGACTCTGCTAAGAACCTTATCGGTGCACGCGCGCGGCGATGTCTGTCGCGCCAAGCTCGTCTCCGAGGTGATCTCGATTGGAACCGTAAGGCTTTCTGGCGCTCAGGCTTGCCTAATCATTCCGCCTTGGCATCCGGAGCGCATGAAGGCTCTTGCCGTAAAAACTCGTCGCGTTGCCGGTTTGGTGACGCACATGCTCGGCGGAAAGGATGTCTTGTTTGGTGATCGAGGCATTTTCTTCCGCGAATTCTCCGAAGAACTCGCTCATCCGTTCTATCCGGAAATTGGGATCTTCATGCGTGGCGTGACCCCGCATCTTGTTTCGGAGACCAGCACGGTCAACGGTTACAGCTTGCTTGAATCACCTGAGCGTGGAACCGAGGACCAATTTTCTGACGTCGATCCATCCGCTGCAGCGAAGCAAATACGGGAATTGCTTGAACGGTATGTTGGCTTGCAGCCCCACGAGGGCGCGAACCTAAGCGTCCTACTCTACAACGCCGATGCTGCAGAACTCCCGCTTGCGGCCGTTCGCGAGCTCGCCAATCTGAACACGGAAGCCGATTTTCAGTGCAATGTCTCCGTGCGCCACAGAGATCAAGCCAAGTTGCGTCGGGTCTATGCGGAACTAGTCAACAAATCGGGTGACGATCCCGACCTTCCGGTCGTGAGCGAGACCTCGGACAACTTCATGTCCAAGCTGCGCATTTCGGTTATTCCACCGTCGGCCACTCCGGCCAGGTCTGCAAACGAGTTCCGTCCGTTTGACATTGCTTTCCTGCATGACGTGGTTTCCCGCACGGCAGCCGTCGAGTGGGTTCAAGTTGATTGGACGAACGAGCGACCGACTTTGGAACACGCGCCTTCGCGCTGGTCCTACCGGAGCGTCTCCGGGGAGAACGAGCTCAAATCCACCACGTTCCTGACTTGCCCGAGACAGACCGTATCCGGCTGGGAATATGTCGGAGCCGTTGGCGCGGTCGCCCGCCGGACCGATCCACCCGCCAATGCACGTTTCCTTCCCGCGCGACGGATTTCGTTGCAGGACGAGGCGATAGGAGGCGCTCTCGATGACGCGCACGCTTTGGCCGAGTGGGTCGCCACCTACGACGAACTGCTCGACAAACGACAGCTTCAAGCCAACAAGGTGACCGTCGTCCGCTACCGCCGGGCGAGCACCAATGGCCGCAACATGATCGTCAGCTCCACTTCGGAGCTGCGCCTGCTCGGAGTTTTGATTAAACGCCGCCTCGACGGGCTGGCCCTGCCGCTTGATGTTGATCAAATGGCAGACTTGGCTGGACGGATGAAGAAAGACGCCTTGTCCATCTCTGGTGACATCGTTCTTCGGGCCGCCAAGCGGGGAGTGTCTGCAGGTGAGATGATCGGCTTGGTTCTCAGCCGCCACTTGCTCGAACAGGAATTCAAAGCGCTGACGGGAAGCCGACAGGCGTTCAGTGTCTTCTTCCTTCTCGACGATTACGCCGACTGGCTGTCCCAGAAGGAAAGCCGCATCGCTGACATCCTCGGCCTATGCGTGGAGGAGGGAGAAGATGGTCCGCGCCTGCATATTGCGATCGTCGAATCTAAATACGTCTCGCATCTCGGCGCGGCCGAGGCCAAGCGCTCATCGAAGACCCAGCTTTTGGCGACCTTGTCGACCTTCCACGCCGCCCTCTTCGGAGATCCGGGTCGTTTGGATCGCGATGTATGGCTCGCGCGTCTGGCCGACATGCTCTTGGATGCGGACATTCCCTCGGGCTGCACGCCGCTGCTGGAACGAGTTCGGGCCAAGGTCCGCGATGGGGAGTCGGGGATTTCCTTGCGTGGGTATTCCCATGTGTTCGTTCATTCGGCGGAGCCGGGCGTCACTCAGCCTGCTTCGGAGCAAATTGCCATCACCGATTCTAGTGGCCTGCAAGCCCTTCAAGAGGTCTTCGAGCGCGGGGAACTGCGCGAATTGATCGGTGGCTACGCAAATGGATCCGATCCAGCATTATTGCGTTCGCGTCTTGGCACAGATCACCCGTGGAGCTCCGCAGAGGTGAAGCCTCCGGCGCCCCGAGTTGCGTGGACGGCCATGATGGAGCACCTGGGGCCGATCGCCGAGACGGCAGATGAGAAACAAGCCGAGAAGACTCACTCTAGTGAACCCGACGTGATTGAGTCCTCATCTGTGGAAGCACCAGTGGAAGTGGCTTCGCCATCTAATCAGCAAGTGCTTTCGAACGCCGGTACGAATCTTGGTGCCCTAGTTCAAACGAAAATGGCCTCCCATTCATCCGTGGTGGACGAACGGGAGGCTTGGGCCGAGGAAACGACGCGCAAGCTAAAAACAGCTCTCAATGGGTATGGCCTGCAAGCTGCGGTGCTTGGCACTCGTCTGACGCCAAATGGCTGCCTAGTTCGCTTGGCCGGATCCGACAAGCTTCGAGTGGAGGACATTGAGGCGAAGCGCACGCAGCTTCTGACGACGCACGCCATCAACCTCGTTACGGTCCAGCCCAAGCCGGGAGAGATCGTGGTGACCATTGCTGGTGAAAAGCGCCAGTCCGTTTCGATGTGGGATCTATGGGCTAGGCGCGAACTTAATCGCAATACCGCCGGTATCAACACCTCGTTCATTCTGGGTCTGCAAGAAATCAACGGGGCGCTCCTGTATCTGAATCTTGGCAAGGAGTTCGGCGGGCTGCAGTCGCACGAGCCGCATTCCTTGGTCGCCGGAGCGACCGGCAGCGGTAAATCGGTGCTGCTCCAAGCATTGCTCCTGGATGTTGCTGCGACCAACTCCAAAGATTTGGCACAGATCATCTTGATTGATCCCAAGATGGGTGTCGACTACGCGGCTTTGGAGGATCTACCTCACATGCGCGAGCCGATCATCACGACACGGGAACGCTCGACGGAGGTTCTGACGGCTTTGGTTGAGGAGATGGAAGGGCGGTATCGGCTGTTTGCCCCGGCCCGAGCACGGGATCTTGCTACCTACAACGCCAAGATGGCTTTTGAAGACAGGCTGCCAATGGTATTCCTCGTCCACGACGAGTTCGCAGATTGGATGCTCGATGACGAATACAAGGGAGCGATCAGCGCTGCTGTTCAGCGCTTGGGTGTCAAGGCTCGGGCGGCCGGCATTCACTTGATCTTCGCTGCTCAGCGGCCTGACAAAGACGTTATGCCGATGCAGCTTCGGGAAAATCTCGGAAATCGTCTGATTCTGAAAGTGGCCAGTGAAGCGACTTCGAAAATTTCCTTGGATCGTCCTGGTGCCGAGCTGCTACTTGGCAAAGGGCATCTGGCCGCTAAGCTCAATGGCGAGCAGGGGCTGATTTTTGCTCAGGCCCCGTTTTTATCAGATGATGACATTGCCGCAGCAGTAGAGGCGATTGCGCTCGACAACTCGCAAAGATCAGCAAATGGCACCATCTAA
- a CDS encoding AAA domain-containing protein: MDIEIWDGGLQEQEIEAIKKIGAAFSDAQPDGKSQVRGGSIQDQLQNKLGRNGMFPWKGYAGFRFVDSKGKEGEFDLVIVTHCNVIIVELKDWNHAPIAANGDIWFKGDKNMGRSPVSVTRSKQYTLSNKLKKLSQRFSNKGYTPFVEYFVVMTGNSDFSQLPEVELHHTMSMKDFLKFADKGAFEKHFRPHPGAKVLNQDFPIFDELFLSGNTAPKALKIGGYTAVEEIFKHPKLVYKEYLANSEISKGAEALLRVWNFKNIQGNKAITPQGRAEIVSREREVLQFINHQNRDLYNHCLRSLTSFEKDEVTSQYSEVYELPPGHLRFNEFVGKYGQSFNQTDRLNLTKLLIAKFADLHAIKIAHRDIADHSLWLSPSKEIALSNFISAYHQPIGTVGDYRSNLSVGAVEVKEMLDGSSTTPFQQDVHALGLVSWHLLTAQRMSPKSLENIQNEMLSSSEWYAGVLLDAVVGRFKDASEFFDGLKRAEPQGESIPTFDDSELEAYRHPINHTRQFPDQDEFLVSNDDKEVYVSQGRLVKAWLNVGGKGDDSVSNFRVLTFLKRLDKLAAVNPSYLPRIHEHGLAARSSSMYLVTDVVDGMTWADAVIDDSDKLGVIEKLADAVEHLHGLGISHGDLHPCNVMLGRENGNVYLIDLPDFSHNTAEAKNHRYSPESIDGSSSEQRDIFAVLKMSCELLGLEWGEESKAYPRISDAIQSELNDLEFGFRDLGRFKKSLTTSSEVQDQQFLEISLSNVNEQVTIFPDNGHLYVKVEAPKQGKSNYSVTFSGIGGSFVTFYDKEQRCFVGGLPPRIRSDVHFRVAEESQFEISTAIRIKLGRPAQLSGLSEHLRDDDAFHRAIEMLQMVQMVQPEIDESGLSQQLKDVFERAAASVGEDHSDITVDISTHALWRAILATETESSPNIELNGASIKPSNTDSELILPYEADIDPLGAFASTDEVEALLIDQDGAEKIIGEVFLKKSALNEVRLNKVRSSAYGLKDGDSVFFRTKQDRASYRKRKAALERLLDREGVLPDLLDLFDPACKKDATPYNISVTDEDFARYDREDLHGNKISLNEQQREAFTKLLNYGPLSLLQGPPGTGKTEFIAAFVHFLVEKLDVRRILLVSQSHEAVNTAAERIRKHCGRLGTSLEVVRFSNREGAVSHGLKDVYSHAITAEKRELFNAEYRYRVAALSDALGLDTEFISKVVDAELKLFKQIDHLESLLKNFENVGDEEDIKALKPIVVELNESIRTKLQADYGILLSQESKVSEAKSILLSNICSEYGVRPNEAKRVRALAQISRDIQDALSAERVNCDEFYARSRQLVTGTCVGIGQGHIGIHDNIYDFVIIDEAARSISSELAIAMQSAKRVLLVGDHLQLPPLYSDAHKAALARRLGINDKHTELDEVLRSDFARAFNSEYGKQTSATLLTQYRMAPPIGNLVSHTFYDGKLNNGDRAIPEIYESAPNSLRSAVTWLDTSPLGEQANHQSDRGVSIYNRCEAEQVIDLLKQISENGQFLTDLCNLKDKDDALIGVICMYAEQKRLIRQKFNQGIWSDGFKELVKIDTVDSYQGKENRIIILSLTRSDKQKSPGFLRTPNRINVAMSRAMDRLLIIGNAEMWKTHNKDKPLGQVVSYMSDMCEDAGYKFLSAKTNR; encoded by the coding sequence TTGGACATCGAAATTTGGGACGGCGGACTTCAAGAACAAGAGATTGAAGCAATCAAAAAAATCGGGGCTGCTTTTTCTGATGCCCAGCCTGATGGCAAGTCCCAAGTAAGAGGCGGTTCTATACAGGATCAGCTTCAAAACAAGCTCGGGCGCAACGGCATGTTCCCTTGGAAAGGTTATGCCGGATTTAGGTTCGTCGATTCGAAGGGCAAGGAGGGTGAGTTTGATTTGGTGATCGTGACTCACTGCAATGTCATCATCGTGGAGTTAAAGGACTGGAACCATGCGCCCATCGCGGCAAATGGTGACATTTGGTTCAAGGGCGACAAGAACATGGGGCGGTCGCCTGTTAGCGTCACGAGAAGCAAGCAATACACCCTCTCTAACAAGCTAAAAAAGCTTAGTCAGAGATTTTCAAACAAGGGATACACCCCATTTGTTGAATACTTTGTGGTAATGACAGGGAATTCTGATTTCAGTCAGCTTCCCGAGGTCGAACTTCACCATACGATGTCCATGAAGGACTTTCTCAAATTTGCAGACAAGGGGGCGTTCGAAAAGCACTTCCGCCCCCATCCCGGCGCAAAGGTACTAAATCAGGACTTTCCGATATTTGATGAATTGTTCCTGAGCGGAAACACGGCGCCGAAAGCACTGAAAATTGGAGGGTACACAGCAGTCGAGGAAATTTTCAAGCATCCGAAATTGGTATACAAGGAATATCTGGCAAATTCGGAAATCTCAAAGGGTGCGGAGGCTCTGCTTAGGGTCTGGAACTTCAAGAATATCCAAGGCAACAAGGCTATTACTCCGCAGGGCAGGGCTGAAATCGTATCCCGTGAGCGGGAGGTATTGCAGTTCATCAATCACCAGAATCGCGACCTGTATAACCACTGCCTACGCTCGCTGACAAGTTTTGAAAAGGATGAGGTTACATCGCAGTACAGCGAGGTTTATGAACTTCCTCCTGGGCATTTGAGGTTCAACGAGTTCGTGGGGAAATATGGTCAGTCGTTTAACCAGACCGACAGGCTGAACCTCACGAAGCTGCTTATCGCGAAGTTCGCTGACCTGCATGCGATTAAGATTGCCCATCGAGACATTGCTGACCATAGTCTGTGGCTGTCGCCTTCGAAGGAAATTGCTCTCTCCAATTTTATCTCCGCTTACCACCAACCAATTGGAACGGTCGGCGATTATCGGAGCAACCTTTCAGTAGGGGCAGTAGAAGTCAAGGAGATGCTGGATGGCTCGTCAACGACCCCGTTTCAGCAAGACGTTCATGCGCTTGGGCTTGTGTCGTGGCATCTGCTGACTGCTCAAAGAATGTCCCCAAAGAGCTTGGAGAACATTCAGAACGAGATGCTTTCAAGCAGCGAATGGTATGCAGGAGTTCTTCTCGATGCAGTGGTAGGGAGGTTTAAGGATGCATCGGAATTCTTCGATGGCTTGAAGCGTGCAGAACCGCAGGGCGAGTCGATACCGACTTTCGACGACTCCGAACTGGAAGCATATCGTCACCCGATTAACCACACGCGGCAATTCCCTGACCAGGACGAGTTTCTGGTTTCGAACGATGATAAAGAGGTCTATGTCTCACAAGGTAGGCTTGTTAAAGCATGGCTGAATGTCGGTGGCAAAGGAGATGACTCGGTAAGCAATTTCCGCGTCCTTACTTTTTTGAAGCGTTTGGACAAGCTTGCGGCAGTTAATCCCTCATACCTGCCCCGTATTCATGAACACGGGCTCGCGGCAAGGTCCAGCAGCATGTATCTGGTGACCGACGTGGTTGATGGTATGACGTGGGCTGATGCTGTAATTGATGACTCGGACAAATTAGGCGTTATTGAGAAGCTGGCTGATGCCGTTGAACATCTTCATGGGCTCGGGATTTCGCACGGCGACCTTCACCCCTGCAATGTGATGCTGGGTAGGGAAAACGGGAATGTGTATCTGATAGATCTTCCTGACTTTTCCCACAATACTGCCGAAGCTAAGAACCATCGGTATAGTCCAGAGAGCATCGACGGAAGCTCTTCCGAACAGCGGGATATATTTGCGGTGCTCAAAATGTCTTGCGAATTACTCGGATTGGAGTGGGGCGAGGAGTCCAAAGCTTACCCGAGAATCTCGGATGCGATTCAGTCGGAACTGAACGATCTAGAGTTTGGCTTCAGGGATTTGGGGCGGTTTAAAAAGTCACTAACGACCTCATCCGAAGTGCAGGATCAGCAATTTCTCGAAATATCACTCAGCAATGTTAATGAGCAAGTGACGATATTTCCCGACAACGGGCATCTGTACGTCAAGGTAGAGGCACCGAAGCAAGGAAAGAGCAATTACTCGGTGACGTTTTCCGGCATTGGTGGTTCGTTCGTCACCTTTTACGACAAGGAACAGCGGTGCTTTGTCGGAGGGTTACCCCCTCGAATCAGATCTGATGTTCATTTCAGGGTGGCAGAAGAAAGCCAATTCGAAATCAGCACAGCAATTCGTATCAAGCTAGGGCGGCCAGCTCAACTTTCTGGATTATCTGAACATCTCCGCGATGATGACGCGTTTCATCGTGCAATCGAAATGCTTCAGATGGTTCAGATGGTTCAGCCCGAAATTGATGAATCAGGGTTGAGTCAACAACTAAAGGATGTGTTTGAAAGGGCGGCAGCTTCCGTAGGGGAGGACCATTCTGATATAACGGTCGATATTTCGACTCATGCACTTTGGCGTGCAATCCTCGCCACCGAGACCGAATCAAGTCCGAATATCGAGTTGAATGGAGCCTCAATTAAGCCATCGAATACCGATTCTGAACTGATACTCCCTTACGAGGCTGACATCGATCCGCTTGGCGCTTTTGCAAGCACGGATGAAGTCGAAGCTCTGCTCATCGATCAGGATGGTGCTGAAAAAATCATCGGGGAGGTCTTTCTCAAAAAATCAGCTCTGAACGAAGTTCGACTGAATAAAGTCCGTAGTTCAGCCTATGGTCTTAAAGATGGCGACTCTGTCTTCTTCAGGACGAAACAAGACAGGGCTTCATATCGCAAACGGAAGGCAGCACTTGAAAGACTGCTTGATAGGGAAGGGGTCTTGCCTGACCTGCTTGATTTATTTGACCCTGCCTGCAAAAAGGATGCAACGCCATACAATATTTCTGTCACTGACGAAGACTTCGCCAGATACGACCGCGAAGATCTGCATGGAAACAAAATTAGCCTCAACGAGCAACAGCGTGAGGCATTCACCAAGCTGCTGAACTATGGTCCGCTGTCGCTTTTACAGGGGCCGCCTGGAACAGGAAAGACGGAATTCATCGCTGCATTCGTCCACTTTCTCGTTGAGAAGTTGGATGTGCGAAGAATCCTGCTGGTCAGCCAATCTCACGAAGCGGTCAACACGGCTGCGGAGCGGATAAGGAAGCACTGCGGGAGATTGGGAACTTCACTCGAAGTAGTCAGGTTCAGCAATCGTGAAGGGGCGGTTTCGCATGGACTGAAAGACGTCTACTCCCATGCCATCACCGCAGAAAAACGCGAGTTGTTCAACGCCGAATATCGCTACCGTGTCGCAGCTCTATCGGATGCGCTAGGTCTCGATACTGAATTCATCTCCAAGGTCGTCGATGCGGAGCTGAAACTGTTCAAGCAGATTGACCATCTTGAATCCTTGCTCAAGAACTTCGAAAATGTAGGCGACGAGGAGGACATCAAAGCCCTCAAGCCGATCGTGGTCGAACTCAATGAGTCTATCCGAACCAAGTTGCAAGCGGACTACGGAATTTTACTTTCACAGGAAAGCAAGGTTTCGGAAGCGAAGTCTATCCTGCTCTCCAACATTTGTTCCGAGTATGGTGTCCGTCCAAATGAAGCAAAACGAGTTCGTGCATTGGCTCAGATATCCCGAGATATTCAGGATGCACTGTCGGCGGAAAGGGTGAATTGCGACGAGTTCTATGCCCGCTCGAGACAATTGGTTACCGGCACCTGCGTCGGTATCGGGCAAGGACACATCGGTATTCACGACAACATCTATGATTTTGTAATCATTGATGAGGCGGCTCGTTCAATATCCAGCGAACTGGCAATTGCAATGCAGTCTGCGAAACGTGTCCTCCTGGTCGGTGACCATTTGCAACTGCCCCCCCTGTATTCCGACGCTCACAAAGCTGCGCTGGCACGCCGACTTGGCATCAATGACAAACACACCGAGCTTGATGAGGTGTTGCGAAGCGACTTTGCGCGGGCTTTCAATTCTGAATATGGGAAGCAAACTAGTGCAACGTTGCTTACTCAGTATCGGATGGCACCTCCCATTGGCAATCTGGTTTCCCATACCTTCTACGATGGCAAGCTGAACAATGGAGATCGGGCTATTCCCGAGATTTATGAAAGTGCTCCGAACTCGCTTCGTTCTGCCGTGACTTGGCTCGACACCTCTCCACTTGGCGAACAAGCCAATCATCAGAGCGACCGTGGCGTCAGCATATACAACCGTTGTGAGGCAGAACAGGTTATCGACCTGCTCAAGCAGATTTCAGAGAACGGTCAATTCCTGACCGACCTTTGCAATCTCAAGGACAAAGATGATGCGCTGATCGGTGTCATCTGCATGTATGCCGAACAAAAGCGGTTGATTCGGCAGAAGTTCAACCAAGGGATTTGGAGCGATGGGTTCAAGGAATTGGTGAAAATCGACACTGTCGATAGCTACCAGGGCAAGGAAAATCGAATCATCATCTTGAGCCTGACGCGTTCCGACAAACAAAAGAGTCCAGGTTTCCTGCGCACACCCAATAGAATTAACGTCGCTATGTCGCGAGCAATGGATCGGCTTCTAATCATTGGTAACGCGGAGATGTGGAAGACCCATAACAAGGACAAGCCTCTCGGACAGGTTGTTTCCTACATGAGCGATATGTGCGAGGACGCCGGCTATAAGTTCCTGTCCGCGAAGACGAACCGCTAA